In Leuconostoc kimchii IMSNU 11154, one genomic interval encodes:
- the recN gene encoding DNA repair protein RecN translates to MLENLIIENFAIIEKVDLQFEGGMSVLTGETGAGKSIIIDALLMLTGGRASSDMIRHGSKKAILQAVFSVPKNQSLIDQLLTRGIAIDDGELIIYRELNHNGRSMIRINGVLVNLKTLAVIGRYLVDIQGQNDTQQLLNPDEHLPLLDAFGGSTLNVVKDEYQKLFHDFRAISQKIRKIQTSQQEITQRLDLLQFQQQELEEADLQPNEEGDLLDARGKLLNYKKIADHLQNAQIALNGDQGGAVDLLATAMQDLQEIAEYDDNYAEISKTISDSYYTAQEVGRDVDEQMSELTYDENELVRIDERLQLIHSLERKYGTTVADVLLFKSKVDHELSTMTTDELDVEQLQVTQNNLRQVLRKYAIKLRETRQQVARKLEQAVNQQLSELLMTGAEFAVHFDQIEGFVSSGTDKIEFYVQTNVGEGMAPLARIASGGETARLMLALKTAFTKQQHIISIVFDEADTGVSGRVAQAIAKKMMTIAENSQVFAITHLPQVAAVATHHFLIAKATVNDRTMTRVTALDEPGRERAIAMMLSGDNVTQTALANAKDLRQQANKG, encoded by the coding sequence ATGTTAGAAAATCTCATCATTGAAAATTTTGCTATTATAGAAAAAGTTGATTTGCAATTTGAAGGTGGCATGAGTGTCTTGACTGGTGAAACAGGTGCTGGAAAATCAATTATCATTGATGCACTTTTAATGCTCACAGGTGGTCGCGCCAGTTCTGACATGATTCGTCATGGTAGCAAAAAGGCTATCTTACAAGCTGTTTTTAGTGTACCCAAAAATCAGAGTTTGATTGATCAATTATTGACAAGGGGCATAGCTATAGATGATGGTGAGTTGATTATTTATCGTGAGTTAAACCATAATGGTCGAAGTATGATTCGAATTAATGGTGTACTTGTTAATTTGAAAACCTTGGCAGTCATTGGTCGTTATTTGGTAGATATCCAAGGCCAAAACGATACACAACAACTATTGAATCCTGATGAACATTTACCTTTACTGGACGCATTTGGTGGTTCTACGTTAAACGTCGTTAAAGATGAATACCAAAAACTTTTTCATGATTTTCGTGCGATTTCCCAAAAAATTCGAAAAATACAGACATCGCAACAAGAAATCACGCAACGTTTAGATTTATTACAATTTCAGCAACAAGAGCTGGAAGAAGCAGATTTGCAGCCCAACGAAGAGGGCGATTTACTGGATGCGCGTGGTAAATTATTGAATTATAAAAAAATTGCTGATCATTTGCAAAACGCACAGATAGCTTTAAACGGTGATCAAGGTGGTGCGGTAGATCTTTTGGCAACTGCAATGCAAGACTTGCAAGAAATAGCTGAATACGACGATAATTATGCCGAGATATCCAAGACTATTTCTGATAGTTATTATACAGCGCAAGAGGTTGGTCGCGATGTTGATGAGCAAATGAGTGAATTGACTTATGACGAAAATGAACTTGTGCGTATCGATGAACGTTTGCAACTCATACATTCGCTAGAGCGAAAATATGGCACAACAGTAGCTGATGTTTTATTATTTAAATCAAAAGTTGACCATGAATTATCGACCATGACGACGGATGAATTAGATGTTGAGCAATTACAAGTCACTCAAAATAACTTACGTCAGGTTTTGCGTAAGTATGCTATTAAATTACGCGAAACCAGACAACAGGTGGCTCGTAAATTGGAGCAAGCGGTCAACCAACAATTAAGCGAACTTTTGATGACTGGCGCTGAATTTGCTGTACATTTTGATCAAATTGAGGGTTTTGTATCCTCTGGTACAGATAAGATTGAATTCTATGTTCAAACCAATGTTGGCGAGGGAATGGCGCCACTTGCCCGAATAGCTTCTGGTGGAGAAACGGCGCGTTTGATGTTAGCTCTTAAAACAGCTTTTACTAAGCAACAGCACATTATTTCAATCGTGTTTGATGAGGCAGACACAGGCGTTTCAGGTCGTGTCGCGCAAGCCATAGCTAAAAAAATGATGACAATTGCTGAAAATTCACAAGTGTTTGCAATCACGCATTTACCACAGGTAGCCGCAGTTGCGACGCATCACTTTTTAATTGCTAAAGCAACAGTTAATGATCGCACAATGACTAGAGTGACTGCATTGGATGAACCAGGCCGTGAGCGTGCGATTGCGATGATGCTATCTGGTGATAATGTCACCCAAACGGCACTAGCCAACGCAAAAGATTTACGTCAACAAGCAAACAAGGGCTAA
- a CDS encoding arginine repressor, giving the protein MNKKVRQKTLLTQIQNNPVGRQEDIVAYFETLGETVTQATISRDINELGLIKVPNVHGGFHYHLPKQDDRPHLQRLRRALQQSFLSQRAQRGQIIIKVQPGNGQLISNLFEQVKFPEVFGTLSDDGSVLVLLKDGIVTSQMTNIIQKLLEK; this is encoded by the coding sequence ATGAATAAAAAAGTGCGCCAGAAAACATTATTGACACAAATTCAAAATAATCCTGTAGGCCGTCAAGAAGATATTGTGGCGTATTTCGAAACTTTGGGTGAAACAGTCACTCAAGCCACTATTTCACGAGATATTAATGAACTGGGGCTTATAAAAGTACCTAATGTACATGGTGGGTTTCACTATCATTTACCAAAACAAGATGATCGACCGCATTTGCAACGATTACGGCGTGCATTACAACAATCATTCTTAAGTCAACGTGCACAGCGTGGTCAAATTATTATAAAGGTACAACCCGGAAACGGACAATTAATTTCAAATTTATTTGAACAAGTTAAATTTCCAGAAGTTTTTGGCACATTAAGTGATGATGGCTCAGTTCTCGTACTATTAAAAGATGGTATCGTGACCTCTCAAATGACTAATATTATTCAGAAGTTGCTTGAAAAATAA
- a CDS encoding TlyA family RNA methyltransferase: protein MSAVEKERVDILLVQQGLFDSREQAKRAVMAGEILGENEERLDKAGQKIPVTTELHFKGEKLKYVSRGGLKLEKALNDYDIAVQDKVVLDIGSSTGGFTDVALQNGAKLVYALDVGTNQLAWKLRTDERVKVMENTNFRYAKLSDFEFGQPEFATIDVSFISLGLILPPLSEIISMGGHVVALIKPQFEAGRASVGKNGIIKDALVHKKVLETVTQMMINSGFSIEELTYSPIKGGQGNIEFLGVLVREDSGKMNDKINIDTLLSQTYAQLNHTEGKADE, encoded by the coding sequence ATGAGTGCTGTAGAAAAAGAACGTGTTGATATTTTACTTGTCCAGCAAGGATTATTTGATTCAAGGGAGCAAGCCAAACGCGCAGTTATGGCAGGTGAAATTCTTGGCGAAAATGAAGAGAGATTAGACAAAGCTGGTCAAAAAATTCCAGTCACTACTGAGTTACATTTTAAAGGTGAGAAATTAAAATATGTGTCGCGTGGTGGCCTAAAATTAGAAAAAGCATTGAATGATTACGATATTGCAGTGCAAGATAAAGTTGTGTTAGATATTGGTTCTTCTACTGGTGGGTTTACAGATGTGGCGTTACAAAACGGGGCTAAGTTAGTGTATGCATTGGATGTGGGAACAAATCAATTAGCTTGGAAGTTACGTACCGATGAGCGTGTAAAAGTTATGGAAAATACAAACTTTAGGTATGCTAAATTATCTGATTTTGAATTTGGACAACCTGAATTTGCAACAATAGATGTTTCCTTTATCTCACTTGGCTTGATATTACCACCCTTGTCTGAAATTATTAGTATGGGTGGTCATGTCGTAGCACTTATCAAACCACAATTTGAAGCGGGACGTGCAAGTGTTGGGAAAAATGGCATCATTAAGGATGCGCTTGTACACAAAAAAGTGTTAGAGACAGTTACCCAAATGATGATTAATAGTGGTTTCTCGATTGAAGAATTAACCTATTCACCCATTAAGGGCGGACAAGGGAACATTGAATTTTTGGGTGTATTGGTGCGTGAAGATTCAGGGAAAATGAATGATAAAATAAATATAGATACGTTATTATCACAAACTTATGCACAGCTTAATCATACAGAAGGTAAAGCGGATGAATAA